The Actinomycetota bacterium DNA segment ACGGCTCGTCCCACGCTCGCGTCATGAAGAAGGCCTCGCGCCGGCGATCGGTGAGCCCCATGTACCCGCAATGGAGGTAGAGGGCTTCGACCGGGCCGACGCCGTGCCCGACGAGGACGGCGACGTGGCCGTCGCCGCGGAACTCCCGGAGCACGTTCGCCGCGTAGAACAGAGCGGCGAAGGGGTCCTCCGGCCAGGATTTGGCGGCGTGCGGGGCGGCGATCGGACGACCCTCGGGCGGGCACGCCTCGACGGCCGGACGAAACAGCTCGAGGGCGCGGCCGAGATCCGGGAGGTCGTCTCCCTCGGCCAGCAGGCGCCGAAGCGTGCGCTCGGCACCCCGCAGCCGGGCCGCGTAGACGTCCTCCGCGGGAGCGATCGACCAGTCCACGCTCTTTCGTACGAGCTCCGGGTTGAAGTTGTAGAAGGTTGCAGTGACCAGGTCGGCGGATACTTCGCCCATCGCCGCCGATCGGGAGCAGAAATAGGCGCTCCAGCCATCCACGAGGCCGAGTTTCCCGTATTCCTCGAAGGCGTCCGCGCTGAAGAAGTTCATGGAAACCAGGGGCTCGAGCACCGAGAGGAAGCGCCGGGCGTACGGGGTGGTCATGCCCCGGACGATAGCGGACGAACCGCGCGCCGGGCCAAGACGACGGAGGCCGGAAGAAATGCCAGGTCGCCGGCGTTGGAACCGTTGCGTTGTGTTACCGGCGCCTCATGCGGGAAGGATGGCTTGGATGAGGAGGATCGAGCAGACCGAACGGATCGCGACGGACTACTCCTGGCAAGAGCGCGGCTCCTGCCGGGGAGTCGACTCTGAGCTGTTCTTCCCGGCCTCTGAGGACGAGGCGATGCCAGGGAAGGCGATCTGCGCGACCTGCCCCGTCCGGCTCGCTTGCCTGGCTTTCGCGCTCGAGCGCAATGAACGCTTCGGCATCTGGGGTGGTCTGACCGAGCGCGAGCGCGGCCGGCTCTCCCCGACCGCCCGCGAGCAGATCGTCCGCGAAGCCACCGCCGCGGCTTAACCCCTAAACTGGCGCCCGCATGAGCGGGCCCATCGTCATCGTCGGAGCGAGCCTCACCGGAGGCACCGCTGCCGCAACGCTCCGAGAGCAAGGTTTCGACGGTCCCCTCTATCTCATCGGCGCCGAGCCGCGGGCGCCGTACGAGCGGCCGCCGCTCTCGAAGGAGTATCTCCGCGGCGAGAAGCCCTTCGAGAAGTCCCTCGTGCGGCCGGCCGAGTGGTGGGAAGCCAACGGCGTCGAGACCCGCTTCGGCGCGACCGTCGAACGGGTCGACACCGCCGCTCGCGAGGTCGTCCTCGTCGGCGGCGAACGGATCGGCTACGACAAGGTTCTGATCGCCACCGGTGTTCGCAACCGGAAGCTCGATGCTCCGGGGGTCGAGCTGGAAGGCGTGCACTCGCTGCGAACCGTCGAGGACTCCGACCGGATGCGGGCCGACGCCGAACGCGCGAAGCGGGCCGTGGTCGTCGGGATGGGGTTCATCGGCGCCGAAGTGGCGGCGTCACTCCGCACCCTCGGCCTGGATGTGACGGCGGTCGAGCCGACCCCGACGCCGCTCCATCGCGTTCTCGGCTCCGAGGTCGGAGGCGCCATCGGCGCGTTGCACGCGGATCACGGTGTGCACATGCGTTTCGAGGACACCGTCGTAGCTCTGGAGGGCTCGACCCGGGTTGAGACGGCCGTCACCAAGTCCGGCGCACGGCTCCCGTGCGACATCGTCGTCGTCGGCGTCGGCGTCGAGCCGGTCACCGATCCGGTCGCCGGCACCGACATCGAGCTGGACAACGGCATCGCCGTCGACGAGCGCTGCCGCACGAACGTCGAGGGCGTCTACGCGGCCGGCGACATCGCGAATCACTTCCACCCGCTGTACGGCCGCCGCATGCGCGTGGAGCACTGGCAGAACGCCATGCGCCACGGCGCGCACGCCGCGAAAAGCATGCTGGGATCCGAGGAGCCGTACGTCGAGGTGCACTGGTTCTGGTCCGATCAGTACGACGCCAACATCCAGTACGCCGGCCACCACCGCGAATGGGACTCGCTCGTGATCCGAGGCTCGATCCCCGACCGTTCCTTCCTGGCCTTCTACGTCAAGGACGGCCTCGTCGACGGGATCGCCGCGCTCAACCGCGGCAAGGAGCTGCGCCGCGCGATGGGGATCATCAGGGCCCGGAAGGCGGTCGAGGAGTCCGCGCTCCGCGACGAGTCCGTCGACCTCAAGACCCTCGGCGCGTAACGCGGGCCTTAGAACTCCTTGTCCGCCGTGCCGGTCTCGGTCTTCGACGAAGTCGAGCAAGCATTGCCCGCCCGGTCGGTCGCGGTGGCAGACGGCGTCCAGCTCATGTTCCCGTTGCCCCCGGCCGTGGTCGCCGCGCCGCTCTGCGTTCCGAGCGTGATCGTGATGGAATTGCCCGACATCACCATCGTCGAAGGCGTGCCGGTGGCGCCGAAGGTGCGGTTCGAGGACGTGTAGTCCCCCCGGCGGAGATCAACCGAGCCCAGGGGCAGCTGCGCCGCGTTCGAGGAGTTGTAGATCCTGACCGAGTCGCTCCCCAGCCCGAGGAGCCCGTCGTCGTTCAGGCGCACCACGACGCTGGTCGACAGCCCGTCCCAACCCGACAGGATCGAGTTCGGGTCGATCGGCTCGCTGAACGTGAACGTGATCGCGTCTCCGATATCGGCACGACCCACGATGGAACCGCCGTTCGCGGTCTGGATGTCGGACGCTGCCGGGACGGTGTTGTCGACCACGACAGAGAATCCCGCCTGAGTCTTCGAGTTACCCTCGACGTCGGTCATCGTTACCGTGTACCCGTACGTCCCCTCGCTCAACGTACCGTTCGCAGTCAGCGAGGCGCTGCGCCGGTTGTAGCTCACGCCCTCGACGCTGAAGGACCCGGATGCGAGCGCCACCGCGGTCTGGCCGGTGTCGATCGTGGACACGTCGGCGGTAGCGGTGGAAACGCCGCTCGCGGGGTTTCCACCGTCGGTGATGTTCGCGTAGACGTAGTAAGTGGCACCCTGCTTGATGTAGCCGGCAGAGTACCCGACGGTTTTCGCAACAACGGACTCCGAGGCGGTCGGCGCCTCCCAGTCGGCCTTGGTCGAGAACGTGTTTCCCGTGACGGGACTCGAGTCGCTGAAGAACGCGAACGCCACTCCTGCCGAAAGGCACACCAGAAGCAGCACGAGAAGGATCGCGGCCCGGCGCACGGGTCAGCCTCCCGGATCGCTCCCCAGACCCGGCGTACCCCGTACGAGCTGGTAGGTCGTTGTGGACCAGCCGAAGTCGGTCGAGTCCGACCGGCGGCGGCGGAGTCCGGCACCGACCCGCCGGCTGCGACTCTTCCGGCCCTGGCGATCGATCACCAGACCCACGATCGGAATCAAGATGAGTGCCACGCCGCCAAGAGGTGTTCGCGCATAGCGGATCACGTGGCCGGCCAACGGCACGACGTACTCGACGCGGTGTATCCGCGCGCTGACGACCACACTCTCTGGATCCGGATCGGCATTCGCGTCGCCCTTGGTCGTAAGAGCAACCTGTCCGACCTCGTCGCTGAGGGCGACGACCCGATGGGTGACGGTCTCGCTTTCGCCCCGACGTCGAAAGCTGACCACATCTCCGACCGAGACCGCCTTCGCCTCGACGGCTCTCGTCAGCGCGACCGAGCCGATGGGGAGCGTGCGCCCCATGCTTCCACTGGCCACGATCAGGGACTCGAAGCCGAACAGGGTCGGGACGAATGAAAGCGCGAGGAGGAAGGTCGCGATCGAAGCGGCGGCCCACGCGACCAGGCCGAGACCCCAGCCCATCCACTTGCGCATTGCCTCTCCCCCCTAGCGGTCTCGATGTAGCACCCTGGTGGGCTCGCCATACCGCGAGCCCATCAGGGAGTTCTTACGGGTTGTTGCTCGTCTGCTCGGCGGCGAACGTGAAGGTCGCCGTGGTGGAAAGCCCTTGCAATCCGGTGCCGGCGCCGGACGGGAGCCGCACCTGGAAGCAGAGGATCTCACTGGTGCTGGCGTCGAGCGTCCGGTCGCCCGCCTGGCTGCCCTGCGCGGCGCTCCCGATCGCGCCGGCCGTCAGCGTGCTGTCGTAGAGCGACGTCCCGTCGGCGCCGTAGCCGGCGGTCGTGCAGGTCGTCACTCCGGACTTGATCTGCAATTCGAGCCCGTCCGAGAGCACGGTGCTTCCCGAGATCCCCGTGGACATCGCGTAGCGGAGCTGCAACGTCCCGGCGTTCGAGACGGTAAGCGGCGCGGTGACCGTGTCCCCGGGAGCCATCGCCGAGAACGTCACGAGCGCGGACGTCGGCGACGTTGAGATGTCTACCGATCCGGTCGTGAAGGTGTTGGCGGCCACGTCTTGCGAGTCGGTCCAGACCGCCTGCGTGATCGCCCAAGGAGCACCGGCGAGAACGCCTGCGACGAGCAACAGGATGAAGAAGTTTCGGCGGTTCATGAGCTTTGCCCCTTTTCTAACAAGCAACCCGAGTGAACAACGATTCAGTCCTCGGTTGTCGCTTACCGGTTCTTTAGTTACTGATGGTGCGACCTTCGCAGGCCCCTCGTTCGGCGCATTCGCTCGTTCGGGCCACGGAAAGTGGGCGGAAACGGCCGCGGGAGGGCTGTGAGGCCCGCGCTATACTCCGCGGACCCGTTCCGGGGTGGCGCAATTGGCAGCGCGGCGGACTGTTAATCCGTAGGTTGCGGGTTCGAGTCCCGCCCCCGGAGCCACCGACTACCTGGGTTTTCGCAGGTCACGCCCTTACCCGACCTCCGACCAACCTCTCCTAGCGCACCCTAGATCGCCCTAGAAATTCGTAGCGACAAGGTCCAAACGAGGTCCACCTCGATGGCTATCCTGGGCGGATTTCCTTCCATGTGGAACCGGAACCTCCTGAGCCAGATGCGGGGTCGATCGACGGTCTACTCGGTCTGATCGGGCGACAGCGCGATCTCATCATCGCGGTCGGTACCGGCGGCCCCGGAATCAAAACCGTCGACGACCAGTACCAAGACCGCCGACGACGCATCGCCGCTGGGCTGGCTCGCCTCGGACTCCCGGAGCCTTTCCCATGGCGCAGCTTGTGGGACTGGTACGGGTTCTATTCCGCAAACCTAGCCACGTATCAGGAACGACGGGAGCACATCCGCGAGCTCGCCGATACCGTGCTTCAGGAACTCGAACGACGCCAGACGCAAGCGACGGTCGCCGACTGGGGACAGAGCCAGGAGCCAACGTGGGACTCCCTCGAAGCGCGTCTCACCGGGCTAAAGACCGAGCTCGACGCGGCTGCGTCTCAGGACGACCTTCAGGACGTGGGTCGCCGTGCGCGCGAGACCATCATCGATGCCGCAAACCTTGTCTTCGAAGACTCCATGGTTCCGGCCGGGCAAGACGTTCCACCTGCTGGGGACGCGAAGAACCGCATCGGTTATTACATCGCGGCACGAATGACCGGACCAGCACACGCCGAACTCCGCTCGGTCGTAAAGAAGACGCTGGAATTGGCGCACAAGGTGACCCATTCGTCAGGCATCACACGGGTCGATGCCTTCGCCGCAGCGCAGGCGACCGTGCTTGTTGTCCGCACGCTCCAAGAGATCCAGCGCGATTGACTGAACCTCACCCGGCGTCCGCGTCACGGTCGCCCGCGCGGTTGAACATCCCGTGTGGCCCCCACAACCAGAGCCGCCATTCGCCTTGCTCGATCGGCGTCACCGATTCGCCTTCGGAGTTCTCGCGAATCCAACGCATCCGACCCGGCTTCACTCCTTCCGCAAGCGTCAGCGTCACGTCCACTTCGCACACCGCCGGAGCGTTGAAGTCAAGCGCAACGACCTCGAAATGTTGAAGATCGAATCCCTCGAACTGGGTCCGTATTTCACCTGCCATCTTGTTCACGGACGACTCGCTGAGTTGACGGGGCACCATCGTGGCCATGCGGCCGAGGTTCTTCTCGCGCCAAGCCGCGAGGTATCGCGAGGCCGCAACGAAGACCTCGTTGGTTTCAAAACCCGCGTCGCCGGGGCGCACCGTAGATGGCGACCACGCATCGTTGGCTTTCTGTGCTTCGACGCTCTTGCGAACCTGCGCCAGCGATTCACGCAGTTTCGGCGGCTCCTTCTTCGGCTCCGCTTGTTTCGCCCTGCTCCGCGCCCAGTCCGCCACCGCGAACAAGCGATTCCTTGCCTTCGTCGCAACGACGACGTTGTTGTAGTTGACGACCATGCCGTGGACGATTCCGTGGCGCTGAAGTTCCGACATCTCCTCCGTAACTAGCTTCTTCGTGCTCTTGATGAACGACCGATGCGCATGGCTAAGACCCCGGTGATGGCCCACCACGTCGTCCCACGCGGTCACCTCCTCCTCGGTACGAGCGTGCAGGCCGCGCCGCTCCGCGTCGACGTCGTTCACGAAACCGTCCATCACCGAAAGGAGAACCAGCGTGGTCGCGTAGAAGCGCCCCTCCGCGTAGTCCTGGGCCGCGAGGCGCACAAGGTCGAGTCGCGGTTGCATGGCGGGTAGGCTCCGCAGCCGCCCGATCATGAACCCCAACGTGTCGGGGTCGCGGTAGATCTCGATGAACTTCGCCTCGGCGCGTTCGGGATCGGTTTCCGAATCCAATATGTCCTCGACGACGTCCATGTTTAGCGGGTCAAGGAATCTTGTCGTCCGCGCGGAACACTGCCGTGTTGGGCTCACCCATTCGTGCCTCCCGGGTACAGCACGCCGGGAACGGGAGCCCCGGGGAAGGGGTATGCGGAGGGGTCCGCCCCGGGGGGCCCTGGCCACGATCGGTATGAGTGCATTGCCCGGAGGTGCCACCCCCGAATGGGCATTGACTTTTTGTTTTGGCGGGAGCATAGTCCCGAGGGCGGATACCACCGCAGATCGGAGAGCGCCTCCAAATAGGCGTCGGGGCCTTGTCGAAGAGATCTGGATCTCTCCGGGTTCACGCGCTAATGCTCATACTTGGAGTGCTGGTTGCGTGTGGTCAACCCCAAACCCCGTCGACGGCACCCTCGGCAACCGAGACGGAGGGTACGGATCCCGTTCCTACGTTCCCACCCGTCGAACAGGGGGACGGGGAATACCCAATCTACCGGGATCCGCCTGTCCGACTCACTGCGGGGAGATACGACAGCGCCTTGGATTCGCCTGCCGAACATCAGGCCGGTGAACAAGCACAAGAAGCTGACGCATCGAAATCGCGCTTTCAGGGGTGGGTCGCTGGCATCTACGTAGCCCAGTTCCCCGACCCGAAGGAGGTCCAACTCTTCCCATGTGAGCGCGAAGACGTCGAGGCGCTGGGTCGGCCGAAGGACGAAGATGAGCTTCGCACGAGTCCGTTCTGGTTCGACCCTCCGTCGTACCTGCCCCCCGGTACCTTCGACTGGACGTATCCAGGAGGCGATGCATGCGGATCCGAGCCGGCATTCGGTATCTGGCGCGAGTTCCTGGTTGATGGAGGAGCGGAGATTACGATTGGTCGGTCATGGCGGCGCTATTTCCGTGGGGACTTCTCGGAGGACCGCGTGCAGAGCGGCTCGATAAACGGGCTTCCTGCTGTCATCATTCCCCCCTTCACCGCAGAAGGATATGGGGACTCCCACATCATTGTGCGGGACCCTTCTGGCGGGACGATCCAAGTCAATGGTTTCCAGCTCCCCTTATCGGAACTCCAGAAGATTGCAGAGGCTCTGGTTAGAGACCTGACCTAACCGACCTTCGAAACAGGCAGGGGGATGAAGATGCGGGTGCGCTCAGTAGTCACGATCGTTGGTGCTCTTCTCCTTTTGGCAACTCTTTCGACGGCGCCAGCCCATGCGTCCCACCTCCGCTGGCTGGACATGAAGCCTCCCCGTGGGGAGTTACGATGGCGACGCGCACATGAACCAGGGATACCACGATCCAGAGGTCGGTGTGGACTGGGATGACGAAGACGGGGACGGAACCTGCTGCGGCGTGGGGCGCAACGTTTACTTCAATGCATGGCTCTACCGTGATGCCGCGACCACGCAGACGACGCTTTGGATCACGTACTATCAATCCAATACATCGAATTGCACGCGCTTTCGGGCGCGGCTTTACGAGTACACGGATCTGAGTCGGATCATTGGCCACATGAATTATCGCCACGCCTATGTCGACAACCCACAACCAGCCCACGGATGCTCGGCCAACTCTGGCGGAATAGCCTGCCGGAACACGGTTGGTCAGATCCAAACCACCACCCAGAGGAATCAATCGGGTGACACATGCGGCTGGACCGGTCCCCACCTTCACTCCGGCCACGCTACTTCAGTCTGGGGCGACTGGAGTTCGAATGTCGGTTCTCCGCCCGGCGGCATCCCGGCGAATGGTGGCGGCCCTTGGACATATCACAATCCCGGATATGAGGGCGCGGTTACAGAACGAAGCGTCCAATGGTGTAATCCAGCTGGCACATGCTGAACCTGGCTGTGGCTTCTTTCTTGCTGAGACGGAACAGCCCGGCCTCCTCAAGGCCTACAACGACTCGTTCACCCAACGCGTCCAGGTTTGGCGCGTCCATTCGATCCTCCGCCAGGCCTCCGAGTACGCCGTCGAACAGCGATGGATCGACCTCAACCCAGCAGCGATCAAGCGTTATCACCCGGCTCGGGTAAGGCGTCGCCGCAAGACCAAGCTCGTTCCCTCGCGGGAACATGTTGAGAAGCTCCTCGCGGCTGCGTACGAGCAGGATGAGTCCTGGGGCTTCTTCGTGTACACGCTGGCCACGCTCGGTCTTCGCTGCGGCGAGGCGTGCGCGATGCACTGGGAGAACGTCGACTTCGAGACACACGAGGTCGAGATCGAATGGGCCGTCGCTACGCCCAAGACCGGCTGTCGCGAGCTCGGCCAGATGTTCCTGAAGGAGCCGAAGGTTGGAGAGTCGCGGACCCTGCCCATCGGATCCGAGTACTTCGAACGCGCCGCATCCCTCCGCAAGGAGGCCGGTCTCGTGTTCCCCAACCCGAAGTCTCGGGAGTCGTTGCGACCCGTTCAGGCCTCATATGGGGCCTGCCCACCGGGTCTTTGGCACCCGAACGAAGCCACCCGTCGCTTCCGCGCGATGCGGACCGCGATCGGTCTCCCGGCCTACACCCCGCACAGCCTCCGCCATTTCGTGGCGACCCAAGCACTCATCAAGATGGAGGGCCGCTCCCTCAACCAGGTCGCCGAGTTCCTGGGTCACAGCCCACGGATGACGCTGGAGCTTTACGGATGGACGCTGGATCGCGAGGCTCTGAAGCACGTCGGGGAGACGGTGATGACGCTGGTGGACATCGACGGGATATGGCGCCCAGAGACCCGCGATCCTTAGCGATCGAATCGATCGTAGCAACCGCTCACTGTTTGGAGCCGGGGGCTCTCTTTCGGGAGAATGCCGGCATGCGATATCGGGTGTTGGTTCGGCTCAAGGCCGACCGGGTCGTCGAGCTCGACGCGAAAGACGCCGACGAGGCCTTCCAGAAAGCAGAGGACGCGGCGTTCCCCGGCAGGCACCGGCGCGACAAGGTCAAGACCATGATCGCGCCGGGCTTCCCCAAGAAGTCCACCAAGCGCAAGACGAAGCCGAGCGTCGGCGTCCCGACCTGAACATGGGCGAGGACCTGCTCGATATCGCCGACCGCCTCTGGCGGGGCGACATCGGCATCGAGCAGCGCTTCCCGTTCGCGGCTGGGGGCGAGCGCGCCGAAGTTGCCGACCGGACTCTGTTCACGGCCTCCTTCGCCAACGTCAGCGCCTTCGACACCGATGAAGGACTCGTCCTGGTCGACACGGGCGCCGTCTTCGTCGCGAAGAGCGTGTTCGACGTGATCAGGACTTGGACGAAGGAGCGTCTCCACACCGCGGTCTACTCGCACGGCCACGTCGACCACGTGTTCGGCGTGCCGGTGTTCGAGGAGGAGGCCAGGGAGCGCAACCTCCCGATGCCTCGTGTGGTCGCGCACGAGGCGATGCCGGCACGGTTCGACCGCTACATCCTCACGGCGGGTTTCAACGCCTGGATCAACCGCCGCCAGTTCGGCGTCGACGCGCTCGAGTGGCCGACCGAGTATCGCTACCCCGACGTGACCTACCGCGACACGCTGATGCTCGACGTAGGCGGCGAACGCTTCGAGCTGCATCACGCGCGCGGCGAGACCGACGACCACACCTGGACCTGGGTGCCCGGCCGCAAGGTGCTGTGCACCGGCGACTTCATCATCTGGGCGTCGCCGAACGCCGGGAACCCGCAGAAGGTGCAGCGGTACCCGCGCGACTGGGCGGCCGCGCTTCGAGACATGGCGTCTGTGGGCGCCGAGGTGCTGCTTCCCGGCCACGGCCTCCCGATCGTGGGCGCGGAGCGGATCCGGACGACGCTGACCGATACGGCCGCGCTGCTCGAGCACCTCCACGACGAGACGGTCCGCATGATGAACGACGGAGCCCGGCTCGACGAGATCATCCACGCGGTGCGCGCGCCGGAGCACCTCATCACGCGGCCGTACCTGCGCCCGGTCTACGACGATCCGGAGTTCATCGTTCGCAACGTGTGGCGCCTCTACGGCGGATGGTTCGACGGCAATCCCGCCTCGCTCAAGCCGGCGCCGGAGGCCGCGCTCGCCCGCGAGCTCGCGACGCTCGCCGGCGGCGCGCGCGTCCTGGCGGAACGCGCCCGGGCGCTCGCGGCGGCAGGTGATCTGCGTCTGGCGGCTCATCTCGCGGAGACGGCATCGCTCGCCGATCCCGGCGACGCGCAGCTCCACGCGATCCGCGCCGAGGTCTACGAGGCCCGCGTCGCGGCCGAGCCCGCACTGATGGCGAAGGGGATATTCGGCTGGGCGGCGCGCGAGTCGCGAGCCCGCGCGTCCGAACCACAAGACCCGAGCCGGTAGCATGGGCGCATGGACCTGACGCCGCTCGCGATCCGCGACGCGACCACGAAGATCCTGCTCGTCGTCATGGACGGACTGGGCGGCTACGCGGACGCCGAGCACGACACCGAGCTGGAAGAGGCGCTCACCCCTCACCTCGACGCGCTCGCGGCCGAGGGGATCACCGGCCTCGTCGAGCCGGTCGGGCCCGGCATCACGCCCGGCTCGGGGCCCGGCCACCTGGCGCTTTTCGGATACGACCCCGAAGAGTTCGAGCTCGGACGCGGCGCGCTCAGCGCCGCCGGTCTGGAGTTCGACCTCAAACCGGGCGACGTCGCGGCGCGGGGCAACTTCGCAACGATCGCGCCCGACGGGACGATCATCGACCGGCGCGCCGCTCGCATCCCCGATCCCGAGGCGTCCGTGATCGTCGAGCGTCTCCAGCGCGAGGTGAAGCTCGGCGACGGGGTGGAGGTGTTCTTCGTCCCCGAGCGCGAGCACCGCGTGCTCGTGGTCCTGCGCGGCGAGGGCCTCGATCCCCGCATAACCGACACCGACCCACAGCGGATCGGCGTTCACCCGCTCGTATCGATGGCCGCCGAGCCGTCCGCGGATCGCACCGCCGAGTTGATCAACGAGCTGTCGAACCAGGTGCGCGACCTCCTCAGTGGTGGATCGAAAGCCAACGCGCTTCTGTTGCGCGGATCCGACTCGCTGCGCGAGATGCCGTCGTTCGACGATCGGTACGGGCTGCGCGCGGCCGCCATCGCGATCTATCCGATGTACCGCGGGATCGCGAGGATCCTCGGGATGGACGTCCTGGCGCGAACGAAGGATCTCGCCGAGCAGATCGCGGTCGCTCGCGAGGCGTGGGATCGATACGACTACTTCTTCCTGCATCACAAGTACACGGACTCCGCGGGAGAAGACGGCGATCGGCGACGCAAGATCGCGGCGATCGAGGACCTCGACCACGTCGTACCGGAGCTTCGCTCGCTGAACCCCGACGTGATCGTCATCTCCGGGGACCACGCGACGCCGACGCAGATGGCCGCGCACTCGTGGCATCCGGTGCCGACGCTGCTCTGGTCGACGAAGGGACAGCGCGACGAGGTCGACCGGTTCGGTGAGCGTTGGTGCGCGCGGGGCGCCCTCGGCACCCGCCCGACGAAGACGCTCATGCCGGTGATGCTCGCGCACGCCGGGCGCCTGCGGAAGTACGGGGCCTAGCGCACCATCCCCGGTATCCGGAGCTTCCCACCCGGCGGCACCAGCCAGGCGAACAACGCGTAGCCCAGCGCGGGGAACAGCGCGAACGCCGAGGCCGGGCCCGGCCCGACCAGGACCGCCAGTCCGCCGCCGGCGATGCTCGCCAGTGCCTGCCCGCCGAGCAGCATGCCTTGCAGCAGTCCGAATGCGGTCGCGCGGATGTCCGCGGGCAATCGCGTGCCGACGACGGCGTACGCGGGGATCACCATGGCGAACACGACTCCGATCGAGAAGTACCCGGCGGCCGCCCAGTAGTTCGGCGGCTCGATCAGGAACCACAGGATGCCTCCGGCGGTTCCCAGCATGATGACGAGCGCCGAGGTTCGGAGCAGATCATCCGGCTCGCCCTGGCGGCGCACGAGAACCGACGCGAGGATCGTGCCCACCGGCACCGTCGCGGCCAGGATCCCGATCGCCGCGTCGCCGTAGCCGCTCAGGTTCTCCCGCACGTACACCACGACGAGCGCTTCCGCGACGATCGCGCACGAGGCACCCACGGTCGCGAGGCCGGCCGCGCGCCGCAGATACGGGTCGCCCAAGATCGTTCGTGCGCCGGCCTTGAGGCTCGCCCCCACCGAAACGATGGGCCGGCCGACGCGACCCCCGGCGAGGAATCCGAGCAACAGAGCCGAAAGCCCGAAGGTCGCCGCGTTGACAACGAGCGCGCCCTCCGCGCCGACGGCGACGACGAGCCCTCCGCCGGCTGTGTATCCGAGCACGAGCACCACCTGATAGGTGATGTTGCTCAACGCGAGCGCATCGCCGTAGTGCTCCTCGGAGACGACCTCGGGTAAGAAGGCCGCCCGGGCGGCCTCGAACGGAGGCGTCGCGGCGGCCCCCAAAAACGCCAGCACCAGCAGGAGCCAGGCGGGTTCGACCGCGAGCATCACGAGGAACATGCCGCCGCGAACCAGATCGGCGACGATCATGACCGTTCGGCGGGGGAAGCGGTCGCCGAGCGCGGCCAGCGCCTG contains these protein-coding regions:
- a CDS encoding alkyl sulfatase dimerization domain-containing protein — protein: MGEDLLDIADRLWRGDIGIEQRFPFAAGGERAEVADRTLFTASFANVSAFDTDEGLVLVDTGAVFVAKSVFDVIRTWTKERLHTAVYSHGHVDHVFGVPVFEEEARERNLPMPRVVAHEAMPARFDRYILTAGFNAWINRRQFGVDALEWPTEYRYPDVTYRDTLMLDVGGERFELHHARGETDDHTWTWVPGRKVLCTGDFIIWASPNAGNPQKVQRYPRDWAAALRDMASVGAEVLLPGHGLPIVGAERIRTTLTDTAALLEHLHDETVRMMNDGARLDEIIHAVRAPEHLITRPYLRPVYDDPEFIVRNVWRLYGGWFDGNPASLKPAPEAALARELATLAGGARVLAERARALAAAGDLRLAAHLAETASLADPGDAQLHAIRAEVYEARVAAEPALMAKGIFGWAARESRARASEPQDPSR
- a CDS encoding 2,3-bisphosphoglycerate-independent phosphoglycerate mutase, yielding MDLTPLAIRDATTKILLVVMDGLGGYADAEHDTELEEALTPHLDALAAEGITGLVEPVGPGITPGSGPGHLALFGYDPEEFELGRGALSAAGLEFDLKPGDVAARGNFATIAPDGTIIDRRAARIPDPEASVIVERLQREVKLGDGVEVFFVPEREHRVLVVLRGEGLDPRITDTDPQRIGVHPLVSMAAEPSADRTAELINELSNQVRDLLSGGSKANALLLRGSDSLREMPSFDDRYGLRAAAIAIYPMYRGIARILGMDVLARTKDLAEQIAVAREAWDRYDYFFLHHKYTDSAGEDGDRRRKIAAIEDLDHVVPELRSLNPDVIVISGDHATPTQMAAHSWHPVPTLLWSTKGQRDEVDRFGERWCARGALGTRPTKTLMPVMLAHAGRLRKYGA
- a CDS encoding signal peptidase I; protein product: MRKWMGWGLGLVAWAAASIATFLLALSFVPTLFGFESLIVASGSMGRTLPIGSVALTRAVEAKAVSVGDVVSFRRRGESETVTHRVVALSDEVGQVALTTKGDANADPDPESVVVSARIHRVEYVVPLAGHVIRYARTPLGGVALILIPIVGLVIDRQGRKSRSRRVGAGLRRRRSDSTDFGWSTTTYQLVRGTPGLGSDPGG
- a CDS encoding WhiB family transcriptional regulator, which codes for MRRIEQTERIATDYSWQERGSCRGVDSELFFPASEDEAMPGKAICATCPVRLACLAFALERNERFGIWGGLTERERGRLSPTAREQIVREATAAA
- a CDS encoding MFS transporter; this encodes MSARTGSLFRALQHRDFRLLWSAQILSELGDWAARVALAVLVHNRTGSKLLTAAVTGVGLLPWVGLGQALAALGDRFPRRTVMIVADLVRGGMFLVMLAVEPAWLLLVLAFLGAAATPPFEAARAAFLPEVVSEEHYGDALALSNITYQVVLVLGYTAGGGLVVAVGAEGALVVNAATFGLSALLLGFLAGGRVGRPIVSVGASLKAGARTILGDPYLRRAAGLATVGASCAIVAEALVVVYVRENLSGYGDAAIGILAATVPVGTILASVLVRRQGEPDDLLRTSALVIMLGTAGGILWFLIEPPNYWAAAGYFSIGVVFAMVIPAYAVVGTRLPADIRATAFGLLQGMLLGGQALASIAGGGLAVLVGPGPASAFALFPALGYALFAWLVPPGGKLRIPGMVR
- a CDS encoding FAD-dependent oxidoreductase, coding for MSGPIVIVGASLTGGTAAATLREQGFDGPLYLIGAEPRAPYERPPLSKEYLRGEKPFEKSLVRPAEWWEANGVETRFGATVERVDTAAREVVLVGGERIGYDKVLIATGVRNRKLDAPGVELEGVHSLRTVEDSDRMRADAERAKRAVVVGMGFIGAEVAASLRTLGLDVTAVEPTPTPLHRVLGSEVGGAIGALHADHGVHMRFEDTVVALEGSTRVETAVTKSGARLPCDIVVVGVGVEPVTDPVAGTDIELDNGIAVDERCRTNVEGVYAAGDIANHFHPLYGRRMRVEHWQNAMRHGAHAAKSMLGSEEPYVEVHWFWSDQYDANIQYAGHHREWDSLVIRGSIPDRSFLAFYVKDGLVDGIAALNRGKELRRAMGIIRARKAVEESALRDESVDLKTLGA
- a CDS encoding site-specific integrase, which gives rise to MRARLQNEASNGVIQLAHAEPGCGFFLAETEQPGLLKAYNDSFTQRVQVWRVHSILRQASEYAVEQRWIDLNPAAIKRYHPARVRRRRKTKLVPSREHVEKLLAAAYEQDESWGFFVYTLATLGLRCGEACAMHWENVDFETHEVEIEWAVATPKTGCRELGQMFLKEPKVGESRTLPIGSEYFERAASLRKEAGLVFPNPKSRESLRPVQASYGACPPGLWHPNEATRRFRAMRTAIGLPAYTPHSLRHFVATQALIKMEGRSLNQVAEFLGHSPRMTLELYGWTLDREALKHVGETVMTLVDIDGIWRPETRDP
- a CDS encoding TasA family protein → MNRRNFFILLLVAGVLAGAPWAITQAVWTDSQDVAANTFTTGSVDISTSPTSALVTFSAMAPGDTVTAPLTVSNAGTLQLRYAMSTGISGSTVLSDGLELQIKSGVTTCTTAGYGADGTSLYDSTLTAGAIGSAAQGSQAGDRTLDASTSEILCFQVRLPSGAGTGLQGLSTTATFTFAAEQTSNNP